From the genome of Nakamurella flavida:
CGTCCGCCGCCAGGCTGACCTGCACAGGAGTCGGGCAACCCGTCCGGCCCGGGCAGGAGGAAGTCATGAAGAACGACGGCGCGACGGTCACCATCGTGGGGCGGGTGGCGGGTAATCCGCAGGTCGCCGAGGGCGGCACGGGGGACCGGGTCACCTTCCGGGTGGTGTCGACCGAGCGGCGGTACGACGAGGCCACCCAGGGCTGGGTGGACGGCGCCGAGTACGGCGTCTCGGTGGTCTGCTGGCGCAGTGTGGCCGCCGGTGTGCTGGGTCAGGTCCGCAAGGGTGACCCGCTCGTCGTGATCGGCCGGCTCTCGACCCGTCGGTACGAGAAGGACGGCGCCGTCGAGTACTTCACCGAGGTGCGGGCCGATCTCGTGGCCCTCGACATCGCCCGCAGCGGCAACCGGTTCCGGCGCAGCACCCCGGAGGAACGCCCGGCGGAGTCGGTGGACGCCGGCCCGTCCGGTGCGGCGACCGACGCCACCGGTACGCACGAGCGGGAGGTGGAGCTGGTGGGGGCGGGCGAGCCGGCGTTCTGAGCCGGTTGCCGGTGGGCAGGGGTGTGCCGGTGCCCCGCCCCGCCCCGAACCTGGGCTCGGTGCAGCCCCGGCGTACCGCCGCCCGGCTGTCGGTCCGGGCTGTGCACCGGGTTCGCCCGGGCGCCGGGTCGGGGCGGGACTCGCCGGAGTCCGGCCGCGGGGATCGTCACCGCGCGGGGGCGTCGGGTGTCCGTCGACACCGGCGCCCGGGTCGGTTCCCGCGGTCACCGTGCCCCTGGGGAAACCCGGGGGACCGCACCGGGTGCGGTGAGGCACACTGGTCGGTGGTCCACCGGCCGGTCGACGCAGGTCATCCCGGCGGTCCGGGTCCCCGACCACGGCGGTCCCGGTGACCGCGAGGCCCGTCGCCATGGCGGCGGGTCCGTGACCGGCAGGACGACGACCGGCAGTGCAGGGATCCGCTGCGGCGCGACACACGCAGCGCAGTGACAGCGAAGAGCAGTGAGAGGGAGACGTGCCCGAGTTCATCTACACCATGAAGAAGGCCCGAAAGGCCGTGGGTGACAAGGTCATCCTGGACGACGTCACGATGTCGTTCTACCCGGGAGCCAAGATCGGCGTCGTCGGACCGAACGGCGCCGGCAAGTCCACGATCCTGAAGATCATGGCCGGCCTGGACACCCCGAGCAACGGCGAGGCGTTCCTGTCCCCGGGTTTCACCGTCGGCATCCTCATGCAGGAGCCCGAGCTCGACGAGAGCAAGACCGTGCTGGAGAACATCCAGCAGGCCTTCGGCACGACCAACGCCAAGCTCGAGCGGTACAACGAGGTCCTCGCGCTCATGGAGACCGAGTACTCCGACGAGCTCCTCGAGGAGATGGGCACCCTGTCCGAGGAGCTGGACCACGCCGGCGCCTGGGACCTGGAGGCGCAGATCGACCAGGCGATGGACGCTCTGCGCTGCCCGCCCGGTGACGCCGACGTGAGCATCCTGTCCGGTGGTGAGCGACGCCGGGTGGCCCTGTGCCAGCTGTTGCTCTCCGCGCCGGACCTGTTGCTGCTCGACGAGCCCACCAACCACCTGGACGCCGAGTCGGTGCAGTGGCTGGAGCAGTTCCTCTCGGCCTACGCCGGCGCCGTCCTGGCCGTGACCCACGACCGGTACTTCCTCGACAACGTCGCACAGTGGATCGCCGAGGTCGACCGCGGCCGGCTCATCCCGTACGAGGGCAACTACTCCACCTACCTGGAGAAGAAGGCCGAACGGATGACGGTGGAGGGTCGCAAGGACGTCAAGCTGGCCAAGCGCCTCAAGGAGGAGCTGGCCTGGGTGCGGTCGGGCGCGAAGGCCCGGCAGGCGAAGTCCAAGTCTCGGTTGGCCCGGTACGAGGAGATGGCGGCCGAGGCCGATCGCACCCGCAAGCTCGACTTCGAGGAGATCCAGATCCCGCCGGGGCCGCGTCTGGGCAGCATCGTCGTCGAGGTCGATCACCTCAAGAAGGGCTTCGGCGACCGGGTCCTCATCGACGGGCTCAGCTTCACCCTGCCGCGCAACGGCATCGTCGGGGTCATCGGGCCCAACGGCGTCGGCAAGACCACCCTGTTCAAGACCATCGTGGGTCTGGAGCAGTCCGACAAGGGCAACGTGAAGATCGGCGAGACGGTCAAGCTGTCCTACGTCGACCAGAACCGTGGCGGCCTCGACCCCAAGAAGAACGTCTGGGAGACGGTCTCGGAGGGCCTGGACTTCATCAAGGTCGGCAACGTCGAGATGCCCTCGCGGGCCTACGTCTCGGCGTTCGGGTTCAAGGGCCCGGACCAGCAGAAGCCGTCCGGGGTGCTGTCCGGCGGGGAGCGCAACCGGTTGAACCTCGCGCTGACCCTGAAGGAGGGCGGCAACCTCATCCTCCTCGACGAGCCCACCAACGACCTCGACGTGGAGACGCTCGGGTCGCTGGAGAACGCGCTCGAGCAGTTCCCGGGCTGCGCCGTGGTCATCTCCCACGATCGCTGGTTCCTGGACCGGACCTGCACGCACATCCTGGCGTGGGAGGGGACGGACGAGAACCCCTCCCAGTGGTACTTCTTCGAGGGCAACTTCTCCGACTACGAGAAGAACAAACTGTCCCGGCTCGGTGCCGACGCCGCCCGTCCGCACCGCGTGACCCACCGCAAGCTCACCCGGGACTGACCCGCTCCCGCCGGCGCGCCGGCACCGCACACCCGGCCCGGTTCCGCTCGTCCCGAGCGGAGCCGGGCCGTTCCGTCCCCGGCGGGGATCGCACGCGGGGGCTCCGCGGCGCCCACCCGCCGATGGGCTGTCCGGTCGTGACCCGGGGTCCGGGCGGTGTCCACCGCTGGTCCGGCGACCCGCCGGACGGCAGGCATAGGCTTCCCGGGACGCGACGGAGCGAGCACCGCCGCCGACGGAGAGGGCGTTGTGTGAGGCGGGCAGAGGCAGTGCAGGTCGGGTCGGTCGTCGACGGGGATGGACCGGCCGGGGCGCATCCGATCGGGCCCGGTGGCCGCCCGGACGGGGCCGGACGCGGGGTCCGGGAGGCCGCAGCGGCCCGGCCCGAGCTGGCCTCGCTGATCGACCCGTACTTCCGGCACATCCCCCCGGAGGACCAACCCGCCCGGGTCGACGAGGTGCTGTCGATCGTCGAGGCCCACCGTCGCACCGGACTGGTCCGGCAGGCGGGTGTCCCCGCACTGCGCGTGCACAACCCACCGGCACTGGCCGATCGGCCGTCGGAGGACGACGAACGGCCGGTCCGGTCGTGGTCGGCCACCTCCACCGTGGTCGACCTGGTCACCGACGACATGCCGCATCTCGTCGAGACGGTCATCGCCGCCCTGGCGTCCTCCGGGCTCACGGTGCACCGCATCCTGCATCCGATCCTGTCGGTGCGGCGTGACCCGCGGGGCCGGCTGATCGATGTGCTCGGGGAGGGCGCCCACGGCCGGGAGCCGGGCGGTGCGCTGCGGGAATCCTGGATGCACATCCTGGTCGACCGGCTCACCGACGCCGAGCGGGCGGAGGCCGTCGAGGTGCTGCTGCTGGACGCACTGGCCGAGGTCAGGGCCGTCGTCCAGGATGCCGCGGCACTCACCGGATCGGCCGCCACCGCGGCCACCGACCTGCGGGCCACACCGTCGGTCCGGTCGGCGACCGAGGTCATCGAGACCGCCGATCTCCTGTACTGGCTCATCTCGGGGAACGTCACGTTCCTCGGGTACCGACGCCACGAGGCCGACCCGGAGAGCGGTTCCCTGCAGCCGGTGCGCGGGAGCGGCCTGGGCATCCTGCGGGACCCGCCGGTCGGCGCGTCCGGGGTCGACCCCGCGCCGGGCACCGGGCGGGTGGACGGTGCCGTCGCGGGGTCCGCGGACGCGTTCGATTTCGCGGACTCCGCGCAGGACGGCGAGACGTCTCCCGGCCACCTGTTGATCACCCGGGCCTCCACCGGGTCCGCCCTGACCCAGGAGGTCCCCCCGCTGGCGGTCGTCGTCCGCATCCTCGGCAGCGACGGGTCGGTCGTCCGGGAACACCGTTTCCTCGGAGTGCTGACCCCGCGGGCGCTCAACGCGGAGATCACCACCACCCCGGTGCTGCGGCGGACGGTGGAGGCGGTGCTGGCCTCCCTGGGCGCAGCGCCGGATTCCTACACCGGCGAGCGCGCCATGGATCTGCTCTCCTCCTACCCGCGGGCGGACCTGTTCTGGGCCGAGCCGGCGTTGGTCGCCGACGTCGTGGCGGGCGTGCTGCAACTGGCCAGCCGCCGCCGGCTCCGCGCGTTCCTGCAGCCGGACCCGTTCGGCCGCTTCGTGTCCGTGCTGGTCTACCTGCCCCGCGATCGCTACACCACCGATGCGCGGCTGGCCATGCAGCAGATCCTGCTCGAGGCCTTCGACGGCACGGACATCCGTTACGCGGCCCGGGTCGGCGACTCGCCGACCGCCGCGCTGCACTTCACCGTGACCACCGACCCCGGTCGGACGACGCATCCCGACCCGGCCGCGCTGACCGAGGCCCTCCGCCGCACCATCCGCACCTGGGAGGACCGGCTGGTCGCGGCCGTCGTCGGCGGGGAGGGCGCGGCGGACCTGGAACTGGACACCGCCGGTGCGCTCGCCCGCTACGCGGACGCGTTCGACGGCGCCTACAAGGAGGACTACGGCGTCGAGGACGCCGTGGAGGACCTGCGCCGGTTGGACGCACTGGACGGTCCGGACGATCTGG
Proteins encoded in this window:
- a CDS encoding single-stranded DNA-binding protein, translating into MKNDGATVTIVGRVAGNPQVAEGGTGDRVTFRVVSTERRYDEATQGWVDGAEYGVSVVCWRSVAAGVLGQVRKGDPLVVIGRLSTRRYEKDGAVEYFTEVRADLVALDIARSGNRFRRSTPEERPAESVDAGPSGAATDATGTHEREVELVGAGEPAF
- the ettA gene encoding energy-dependent translational throttle protein EttA, which encodes MPEFIYTMKKARKAVGDKVILDDVTMSFYPGAKIGVVGPNGAGKSTILKIMAGLDTPSNGEAFLSPGFTVGILMQEPELDESKTVLENIQQAFGTTNAKLERYNEVLALMETEYSDELLEEMGTLSEELDHAGAWDLEAQIDQAMDALRCPPGDADVSILSGGERRRVALCQLLLSAPDLLLLDEPTNHLDAESVQWLEQFLSAYAGAVLAVTHDRYFLDNVAQWIAEVDRGRLIPYEGNYSTYLEKKAERMTVEGRKDVKLAKRLKEELAWVRSGAKARQAKSKSRLARYEEMAAEADRTRKLDFEEIQIPPGPRLGSIVVEVDHLKKGFGDRVLIDGLSFTLPRNGIVGVIGPNGVGKTTLFKTIVGLEQSDKGNVKIGETVKLSYVDQNRGGLDPKKNVWETVSEGLDFIKVGNVEMPSRAYVSAFGFKGPDQQKPSGVLSGGERNRLNLALTLKEGGNLILLDEPTNDLDVETLGSLENALEQFPGCAVVISHDRWFLDRTCTHILAWEGTDENPSQWYFFEGNFSDYEKNKLSRLGADAARPHRVTHRKLTRD
- a CDS encoding NAD-glutamate dehydrogenase domain-containing protein, which encodes MRRAEAVQVGSVVDGDGPAGAHPIGPGGRPDGAGRGVREAAAARPELASLIDPYFRHIPPEDQPARVDEVLSIVEAHRRTGLVRQAGVPALRVHNPPALADRPSEDDERPVRSWSATSTVVDLVTDDMPHLVETVIAALASSGLTVHRILHPILSVRRDPRGRLIDVLGEGAHGREPGGALRESWMHILVDRLTDAERAEAVEVLLLDALAEVRAVVQDAAALTGSAATAATDLRATPSVRSATEVIETADLLYWLISGNVTFLGYRRHEADPESGSLQPVRGSGLGILRDPPVGASGVDPAPGTGRVDGAVAGSADAFDFADSAQDGETSPGHLLITRASTGSALTQEVPPLAVVVRILGSDGSVVREHRFLGVLTPRALNAEITTTPVLRRTVEAVLASLGAAPDSYTGERAMDLLSSYPRADLFWAEPALVADVVAGVLQLASRRRLRAFLQPDPFGRFVSVLVYLPRDRYTTDARLAMQQILLEAFDGTDIRYAARVGDSPTAALHFTVTTDPGRTTHPDPAALTEALRRTIRTWEDRLVAAVVGGEGAADLELDTAGALARYADAFDGAYKEDYGVEDAVEDLRRLDALDGPDDLDLQLADSLQDNGARRLKLYVTGGDVTLSRALPVLQSMGADVLDEQPYEVRRTDGTPSRIYDFGLLFPAGRLADAARSADLRSRFSAAFIATWRGQGEVDGFNGLVLAAGLTWREVGVLRSYAHYLRQIGTPYTQRYVEQAMLEHPEIAAGLVALFGARFDPDRPRGTNGSPGGTDGGTDVVTDAVTSVDGARPGPDADVEADDLATGLTRALDEVSSLDADRILRGVLAMVTATVRTNAYRRDARGERSPVLALKLDPRRIPGVPHPVPAHEIWVSSPRLEGVHLRFGAVARGGLRWSDRPEDFRTEVLGLVKAQEVKNAVIVPVGAKGGFVLRRPPAPTGDPRADREALQAEGIACYQMFIAALLDVTDNRVGQHVVPPQRVVRRDGDDP